The following coding sequences are from one Melopsittacus undulatus isolate bMelUnd1 chromosome 14, bMelUnd1.mat.Z, whole genome shotgun sequence window:
- the C14H1orf232 gene encoding uncharacterized protein C1orf232 homolog: MAQGFWQLYKAKVLQTLGEPRADGALQEEGDQPELMEMAEPPVLMEEGPSPVSQLARKVQGVGARGWRTLSSLFTREDEQQLLSPELCADHPLAASPPEPPPSEKASSFWDLFATKWQQAPGLDKELSPPELGESPAEPSGDDGSDLREPEEGTFRWGFLAGKLAEIRNKTAPRGK, from the exons ATGGCCCAGGGCTTCTGGCAGCTCTACAAGGCCAAAGTGCTGCAGACCCTGGGGGAGCCTCGGGCAGACGGGGCGCTGCAGGAGGAG GGGGACCAGCCTGAGCTGATGGAGATGGCTGAGCCGCCCGTGCTGATGGAGGAGGGCCCCAGCCCCGTGTCCCAGCTAGCGAGGAAG GTGCAGGGGGTGGGTGCCCGGGGCTGGAGGACACTTTCATCCCTCTTCACCCGCGAGGATGAGCAGCAACTGCTCAGCCCCGAGCTCTGCGCAGACCA CCCGTTGGCCGCCTCGCCCCCGGAGCCGCCTCCCTCCGAGAAGGCCTCCAGCTTTTGGGATCTCTTTGCTACCAAGTGGCAACAGGCACCGGGGCTGGACAAGGAGCTGTCCCCCCCGGAGCTGGGCGAGAGCCCCGCGGAGCCATCCGGTGACGATGGCAGCGACCTGCGGGAGCCGGAGGAAGGAACCTTCCGCTGGGGCTTCCTGGCCGGCAAACTGGCCGAGATCCGGAATAAAACCGCTCCCAGGGGCAAGTag